Below is a window of Fuerstiella sp. DNA.
CATCGGTTACGAGTTTCGCAGTCAGACACTGCTGCAACAGTCAATGACTCACAGTTCCTGTGCGTCATCCCGACTGGATTGCAATGAACGCCTTGAATTCCTGGGTGATGCAATACTGGGAATGGTGATTTGTCGTTATCTGTATGAACAGTTTCCGGATCGACGTGAGGGACAGTTGACTCAGCAAAAATCAAGCCTGGTCAGCCGAACAACCTGTGCACGTGTGGCCCGTCGGTTGGGGGCAGCGGATCTGATTCTGGTGGGACGCGGACTCCAGGCAATTCCGGAATCCATTGATGCTGCTCTGGTCGAATCGCTGATTGCAGCAATCTACCTGGATGGCGGTATTGAGGCGGCTACAGCCTTTATCCTGAGGAGTTTTGACGAAGAGCTAAAAATTTGTACCAGCGGTGAGCCGGAGAATTACAAGAGTATATTGCAGGAAGAAACTCAGCGCAGACGCAGCATCGGGCCCACATATGTGGTCGTCGATCAGCGGGGGCCGGATCATGCACGGGAATACTGTAGTGTTGTTGAGTTCGACGGCCGGCAATTTGAGTCAGCCTGGGGACGAACCAAGAAGGAAGCAGAACAGAAAGCTGCCATGAATGCGTTACAGATAATCAATCCTGAGTTGCTGGTGGTGGATCCGGATTGAACAACAGCAGAATCCAGACCGTACCAGAGATCGAGTCGACAACAATGTACAGTACGCTCGGTACTGAGTTCACTTACGTACTGAAACACAGGAAACACTATGAATCGAAGACCCTGTAAAATCCTCCTGCGTCCGGATTCCGACGCTTTCCGATTTCTTCCGGAAGGTCCCTATTCGTGCCCTGACGGTCGACTCAGCTGGGTGGCTATTCAACATGGCTCTGAGTCGACCTGCGGTTCCATTCATCTGCTGGATCCGGTGACCTCCCGGGACGAATCATTTGAACTTCCGGGACGTCCCGGATTTGCGTTTCCTGCTGACCGACCGGGAGTGTTTGTGTGCGGTGCCGAACGATCACTGGGACTGTTCGACATATCCACCGGCATCTGGACAGAATTTGCATCCGGCATCGATACGGCGGTTGAAAATACGATCATCAACGATGGTGTTGTGTACCGCGGAAATTTAATCTTTGGCTGCAAAGACCTTGAGTTTGCATCTCCCAAAGCGGGGCTCTATCTCTGGCGTGCGTCTGACCACCAGTTGGTACAGTTGCGCAATGACCAACTGTGCTCGAACGGAAAGGCTGTCATTCAGAACGATGAGGGATTGTTGCTGTTTGATATCGATTCGCCGCGCAAAACAATTACTGTCAGTGAACTTGATATTCAGTCCGGTCAGACTGGTGAACCGACAGTGAT
It encodes the following:
- the rnc gene encoding ribonuclease III; translated protein: MSTDLSSSEQVIRQMKLCEERIGYEFRSQTLLQQSMTHSSCASSRLDCNERLEFLGDAILGMVICRYLYEQFPDRREGQLTQQKSSLVSRTTCARVARRLGAADLILVGRGLQAIPESIDAALVESLIAAIYLDGGIEAATAFILRSFDEELKICTSGEPENYKSILQEETQRRRSIGPTYVVVDQRGPDHAREYCSVVEFDGRQFESAWGRTKKEAEQKAAMNALQIINPELLVVDPD
- a CDS encoding SMP-30/gluconolactonase/LRE family protein, which gives rise to MNRRPCKILLRPDSDAFRFLPEGPYSCPDGRLSWVAIQHGSESTCGSIHLLDPVTSRDESFELPGRPGFAFPADRPGVFVCGAERSLGLFDISTGIWTEFASGIDTAVENTIINDGVVYRGNLIFGCKDLEFASPKAGLYLWRASDHQLVQLRNDQLCSNGKAVIQNDEGLLLFDIDSPRKTITVSELDIQSGQTGEPTVIVDLTSEDVFPDGMILTPDHKSLIVAMYNPQDAACGEARQYAIHDGKMECLWECPGAVQVTCPQLLQMDSGVKLVLTTAVEHLPSERLNRQPNAGCLFIGDTEFESIGNQPVFPIGTLLQEA